The following are encoded together in the Blastocatellia bacterium genome:
- the nusG gene encoding transcription termination/antitermination protein NusG, giving the protein MAKRWFIVHTYSGHEHKVCESLKNRVRAFGMEQEISDVLVPIEKVVELRGGRRVESEKMIFPGYVLVQIETDENGEISEKAWHVVRNTPKVTGFVGGQHPTPLTEEEVNEIIHHVSLTADKPKPKHTFTTGEMVKIMDGPFTGFIGKVDDINPDKNTLKVMVTIFGRPTPVELNFLQVEKVTFAEEE; this is encoded by the coding sequence ATGGCGAAACGGTGGTTCATCGTTCATACCTATTCGGGGCACGAGCATAAGGTTTGCGAGAGCCTGAAGAATCGGGTGCGGGCTTTCGGCATGGAGCAGGAGATCTCCGATGTGCTGGTCCCCATCGAGAAAGTGGTGGAGCTGCGTGGCGGTCGCCGCGTGGAGTCGGAGAAGATGATCTTCCCCGGTTATGTGCTGGTGCAGATCGAGACCGACGAGAACGGGGAAATCTCGGAGAAAGCCTGGCATGTCGTGCGCAATACACCGAAAGTGACCGGATTCGTCGGCGGTCAGCATCCGACTCCTCTAACCGAAGAGGAGGTCAACGAAATCATTCACCACGTTTCGCTCACTGCCGATAAGCCGAAACCGAAGCACACCTTCACCACCGGCGAAATGGTGAAGATCATGGACGGGCCGTTCACCGGGTTCATCGGCAAGGTGGACGACATTAATCCCGACAAAAACACGCTCAAGGTCATGGTGACCATCTTTGGACGGCCGACGCCGGTGGAGTTGAATTTCCTTCAAGTCGAGAAGGTCACGTTTGCCGAAGAGGAGTGA
- the secE gene encoding preprotein translocase subunit SecE codes for MAKVAEQIEEKEIGAEPSWFTRGVRWIALLPVRIGSWTVAKARAARQFYQDVKMEMKKVTWPTRQDVYGQTVVVLIVLFFFGYFLYYTNLALGYLVSKLIEYSSQ; via the coding sequence ATGGCGAAAGTTGCCGAGCAGATAGAGGAGAAAGAAATCGGCGCGGAACCAAGTTGGTTCACCCGGGGCGTTCGCTGGATCGCCCTGCTCCCGGTTCGTATCGGAAGCTGGACAGTGGCCAAGGCGCGGGCGGCGCGGCAGTTTTACCAGGACGTGAAGATGGAGATGAAGAAAGTCACCTGGCCGACGCGACAGGATGTCTATGGACAAACGGTTGTGGTGTTGATTGTGCTCTTTTTCTTCGGCTACTTCCTCTATTACACGAATCTGGCGCTCGGCTATCTGGTGAGCAAGCTCATCGAGTATTCGTCACAATAG
- the rplA gene encoding 50S ribosomal protein L1, translated as MSGKKYAAAAAQIDRTRAYSLAEAIERVKQVAYARFDETVELAIQLNVDPRKADQMVRGTVVLPHGLGKSKRVAVIATGDKVKEAEEAGADIVGGEDLVEKIKGGWLEFDALIATPDVMRSVGQLGKILGPRGLMPNPKTGTVTFDVKSAVREVKAGRVEFRVDKTGVIHVPIGKRSFETDKLVANAQALIDAVIHAKPASAKGKYIKSIYLSTTMSPAAKVDVSGLP; from the coding sequence ATGAGCGGAAAGAAGTACGCTGCTGCGGCAGCCCAGATTGATCGAACCAGGGCTTATAGTTTGGCCGAGGCCATCGAGCGGGTGAAGCAGGTCGCCTATGCCCGCTTCGATGAGACGGTCGAGCTGGCGATTCAGCTCAATGTGGACCCGCGCAAGGCCGATCAGATGGTGCGCGGCACGGTCGTGCTCCCGCACGGCCTGGGCAAGAGCAAGAGAGTCGCCGTCATTGCGACGGGCGATAAGGTGAAAGAGGCCGAGGAAGCCGGTGCTGACATCGTGGGTGGCGAAGACCTGGTCGAGAAGATCAAAGGAGGATGGTTGGAGTTCGACGCCCTCATCGCCACGCCCGATGTCATGCGCTCGGTGGGGCAGTTGGGGAAAATTCTGGGCCCGCGCGGGCTCATGCCGAACCCTAAGACCGGAACGGTGACCTTCGATGTCAAAAGCGCCGTGCGCGAGGTGAAGGCCGGACGGGTGGAATTTCGCGTGGATAAAACCGGCGTCATTCATGTGCCCATCGGCAAGAGGTCGTTTGAGACGGACAAGCTCGTCGCGAACGCCCAGGCGCTCATTGATGCGGTCATCCACGCGAAACCGGCGTCGGCCAAGGGCAAATACATCAAGAGCATCTATCTCTCGACAACCATGAGTCCGGCGGCGAAAGTGGATGTCAGCGGGCTTCCGTGA
- the rplK gene encoding 50S ribosomal protein L11, which produces MAKKVVAQVKLQLPAGKANPSPPVGTSLGPHGINLMEFCKQFNARTANAGDVKIPVVVTIYQDRSFTFVTKTPPAADLLKKAAGIEKGSPQPNRTKVGKITRKQLEEIARMKLPDLNTTSLEAAMRIIAGTARNMGLEIVE; this is translated from the coding sequence ATGGCCAAGAAGGTAGTCGCCCAGGTCAAACTTCAGCTGCCGGCGGGAAAAGCTAATCCCTCGCCGCCGGTGGGAACCTCGCTCGGCCCGCATGGCATTAACCTGATGGAGTTTTGCAAGCAGTTCAACGCCCGGACGGCCAACGCCGGCGATGTGAAAATTCCCGTCGTGGTGACGATCTATCAGGATCGGTCCTTCACGTTCGTGACCAAGACGCCTCCGGCTGCCGATCTGTTGAAGAAGGCCGCAGGCATCGAGAAGGGATCGCCCCAGCCGAACCGGACCAAGGTGGGCAAGATCACCCGGAAACAACTCGAGGAGATTGCCCGCATGAAGCTGCCCGATTTGAACACGACGTCTTTAGAGGCGGCCATGCGCATCATCGCCGGGACGGCCAGGAACATGGGATTGGAGATCGTCGAATAG